The genomic window CAGCACGCCATCGCCCGGAGCGACGGCTCGGTCGGCCACATCCGGCTGGACCGGCTGGCCGCCCTGCCCGCGCTCTGCGCCGCGCCACCACCGACCACGCCGCTCACCGTCTTCGACGACTTCTGGGCGAGCTTCGCGGAGAACTACCCGTTCTTCACCGCCAAGGGCATCGACTGGCAGGCCCTGCGGGACCGCTACCGGCCCCTGATCGGCCCGGGTACCACCGACGCCCAGCTGGGGCAGATCATGACCGACATGCTCGCCCCGCTGCACGACGCGCACACGGCGCTGGCCTACCAGGGCGGCACGGTGTACTCAGGGCTGCGGTCGGGCACCCGGTCGCAGACCCCGCAGTTGCGGGCCCAGGCGCAGGCGGCCGTCGACGCGCAACTGGTGGGCCCCGAGCAGACCTGGGCCCAGGGCAAGGTGGGCGTTGGCGAACTACCCGGCCGGATCGGCTACCTGCGGATCTGGTCCTTCGACGACTACGTCGACGGCGGTGGCTACCAGCAGCAGGCGGCCGTCCTGGACCAGGCGCTCGACGCGCTGCTCAGCACCGCGAACACCACCGGACCCGACGCGCTGCGCGGCCTGGTGATCGACGTGCGGCTCAATGCCGGCGGCTCCGACGCGCTCGGGCTGCGCGTCGCTTCCCGGCTGACCGACCAGGCCTACACCGCCTACCGCAAGCGCGCCCGCAACGACCCCGACGACGCCACCCGCTTCACCCGCCCCGAGCCGATCACCGTGGACCCCGCCGCCACGCCCCGCTGGACCGGGCCGGTCGCGCTGCTCACCAGCAGCTACACCGGCAGCGCCGGTGAGACGTTCACCCAGGCGCTGATGGGCCGCGGCCCCCAGGTGACCCGGATCGGCGACAACACCCAGGGCGTCTTCTCCGACGTGCTGCTGCGGACGCTGTCCGCGGACTGGCTGACCGCGCTGCCCAACGAGGAGTACCTCGACGCGCGCGGGCACACCTTCGACGGCGCCGGCATCCCGCCCGACCTGCGCACTCCCGTCTTCACCGCGCCGGAACTCGCCGCCCGCCAGGACTCCGCCCTGAGCGCCGCCCGCCGGCTGCTCGACCCGACCGGCCGGCACTGAGATCCGTCCGGCGTCCCGCGCGGGATCACTCCACCGCGGCCGGCCCCTCCAGTCGGCGAGGGCGGCTACCGGACGTGACGGCACCGGACGTGACGGCGAGGATGTCGCGGACCGCCTCACGCAGGCTCCCGAAGTGGCGGTGCACGCCATCCACCGCCACGGGCGCGTTGACGCCCCACACCGTCATCCCCGCGCGCAGACCGGATTCCACCCCGGAAGGGGCGTCCTCGATGACCAGGCAGTGCGCCGGTTCGACGCCGAGCCGCGCGGCGGCCCGCAGATAGGGCACGGGTGACGGCTTGCCCTCCGCGACGGCCGCCGCGTCCACCAGGACCTCCGGCACCGGCAGGCCGGTCCGGGCGAAGCGGCCGCGTACCCGGTGCTCGTAGTTCGAGGTCACCAGCGCCCAGGAGCCCGGCGGCAGGGCGCCCAGCAGTTCCGAAGCGCCGTCGAAGGCCGCGTAGACACCGGATCGGACGTCCTCGTCCTCCAGCGCGTGCAGCACCGCCAGGCACTCGCTCGGGTCCTGGTCCGGAGCGACCTGCGCGAAAGTCTCCAACGGTCTCGTCCGCAGCGCCGTCCGGTAGACCTGGTCAGGGTCCAGCCCGTACCGCTCCGCCCACGTCCGCCAGACCTGGCGCTGATTGTCGACGGCATCGATCAACGTGCCGTCGACATCGAACAGGACACACTTCACGGCCCCGGGCCCGGGCGGTTCGCTGATCACACCCCGATCATGCCATCGGCGCCCGAGCAGGCGGTTCACGGGACGGCCTCGGCACGCCCCCGGGACCGGTCACGGCGCCAGGGGCAGGCGGACCGAGAGCTGGGCGCCGCGTCCGGAGTCCGGGGGCTCGGCGATCACGGTGCCGCCCAGGGAGCGCGCGATGCCGCGGGCCAGGGCCAGGCCCAGGCCCGCGCCGCCGGTGCTCCGGGCGCGGGCGCTGTCCAGCCGCACGAAACGCTCGAAGACCCGCTGCCGGTCCGCGACGGGTATGCCGGGGCCGTCGTCCGCCACGGTCAGCACGGCCCAGCCGTCGGTGGTCCGCAGGGAGACGTCGACCTGGCTGGTCGCGTACCGGGCGGCGTTGTCCAGCAGGTTGCGCAGCACCCGGCCGACCAGCGGGTCACGGCCGGGCACCCGCGCCGCCTCCACTGTGCCCCGCCATTGCAGACCCGGGTCGGTGTGCCCCCGCTCGGCCAGCTGCTCCTCGACCAGGTCGTGCAGGTCGACGCTGTGCTGCGAGGCCTCGGCCGCCTCGTCCGTCCTGGCCAGCAGCAGCAGGTCCTCGGCCAGGTGCTGCAGCCGCTCCGTGCCGGCCAGCGCGTCCGCCACCACCACCGGCCAGTCGGCGCCCTGCGGCCCGGGCCGCAGCAGCGGCACCTCCAGGGTGGTGCGCAGCACGGCCAGCGGACTGCGCAGCTCGTGCGAGGCGTCCGCGACCAGCCGGCGCTGCTCCGCCAGCGCGTGCTCCAGCTTGTCGAGCGTCTCGTTGGTGGTGACCACCAGGCGGGCGATGCCGTCCCGCGACGGCAGCAGCGGCACCCGCTCGCCGAAGGCGCCGTTGCCGATCCGCGCCATCCGGCGGCGGATCGACTCCACCGGACGCAGTGCCAGGCCGGCGGTCAACCAGGTCGTCGCGGCCGCCAGGAGCGCCCCGCCGGGGAGCAGGGACCAGCAGAGCATCTCGGTGACCTGCGTCGTCGCCTGGTCGACCGTGCTCTCGTCGACCAGCACGTAGCCGGTGACCCGCTGGGCGGGGAGGCCGCTCTGCCCGGAGTAGCCGGCCAGCTCCGCACTGGTGAGGTCGCGCACGCTGGCGAACGTGAGGAAGTGGTACGTGCGGAGGGTGTCGGGCTTCAGGCCGATCGGGGCGTCCTGCATCCAGGTGGGCAGCCGGACCGGGGTCATCGGGAAGCCCCAGCTGGACACCATGTCGCGCGGGTCGGCCGGCGGGAAGAGCGCCGCCCACTGGTCGTCGGACCGCTGCGGGAGCGCGGCGAGCTCGCCGGCGCGGTGCAGCATCCGGCCGTCCTGCGACATCATCAGGTAATCGGCGCCCTGGTAGACCGGGGCGGGGGGCGCCGGGAGGTTCTCGCTGATGTTCTGCATCGCGCTGAAGGCCTGGTCCTGGGCTTTCAGCAGCAGTTCCTCGTGCAGCGAGTCGCGGACCCAGAGGGTGACCGTGCCGAAGCCGAGCAACCCCACCACCGCGCCGATCAGCGCGGCCCTGGTCCGCAGCGCCAGCCGCCGCCAGCCCGCCCGGGTCGGCCGCAGCACCCGCCGTCCGGCCCCCCGCAGCGCCCGCCCGCCGCCCGCGAGCGCGCCGACCCCGGCACGGGCGGGGCGGGCGGTACGGGTCAGGGCGGTACGGGTCAGGGCGGTACGGGTCAGGGCGGTACGGGTCAGGGCAGTGCGGGTCGGGACGGTGCGGCTGCGCGGCTGTTCTGGACTGGTCACCGGGTCATTCTCCAGACCCCGGTGCCGGCCGCCGCAGGGCGGCTCCCCCGCGCGCCGCCAGCGTGGCCGTGGCGGCGCGCGAACACGGGTGCGGGCAGCCCGGACCCTGAAGCGCGGCGGCACCGAGGAACTCGGCGGGCGGATCACTCCCAACTGCGGCGGCCCACCGCGTAGCCGATGGCGAGGTAGAGGACGGCCGGCAGGCCGTAGTCGAGGAGGATCTGAGCGGACCGCTCGCCGGTGGAGAAGATGCCGCGCGCCCAGCCCGAAAGCCAGTCGGCGGCCTGCTGGAACCAGTGGACGACCGGGGTGCCCGTGTTGGCGTGGGCGAGGTCCAGCAGGATCCACAGCACCAGGATGAACCCGGCTATGGCCGCGGCCGCCCGGATCAGGACGCTGAGCGTTCTCACGAGGAGCTCCCTTCGGTGCCCGCGGACGGCAAGCCCGCGCGGGCGTTGACGGTTCGCGGGCCGCCCGCTCCCGGTCGGGCACGGCCGGGCGCCGCGAATCCGCTCCTGCCATCGGGTGCCCCGGGCGGCCGCGCGCATGCCTGGCCGTGCGGGAGCGTGCGGCAGCGGGCCGGCGGGCGGGCGGGCAGTGTCGCCAGGGCGAGCGAGGCTGAGGGCTCGCGAGGGCTCGCGAGGCAGAGGGTTAGCGAGGCGAAGGGCCGGGGCAGGCGGGACCTTGGTCCCGGAAGGTCGTGCCGTTCGGCCCCGCTCGCACCGCCCGGAACGCGGAAACAGTGGACGGTCGCCCGGATCGATCCCCGGCGACCGCGACGGCGCGCCTGTGCGCCGCCGTACCCGTCCGACCTCGACAACCCGCGCCGCCACCCACCCGCGGCGGCGCTCGGAGGACCCGACCATGTCCCGCACCATCGACAACGCGCCGTATACCGGCTTCCACCGGAGGCTGGCGCTCGCCTGCTCCGGCGGCCCCCTGCTCGACGGCTACATCCTCAGCATCGTCGGCGTGGCCCTGATCGGCATGCGCCCCGACCTCGGCCTGAGCACCGCGGCGGTGAGCCTGATCGGCGCCTCCGCACTGGTCGGCATGTTCGTCGGCGGCGCGCTCTTCGGCGTGCTGACCGACCGGATCGGCCGCGAGGTGATGTACACCGCCGACCTGCTCGTGATGGCCGTCTGCTCGGTGCTGTCGTTCTGGGTGGACGGCGTGTGGGCCCTGGCGCTGCTGCGCTTCGTGCTCGGGATGGCCGTCGCCGCGGACTACCCGATCGCCACCTCGCTGCTGGCCGAGTGGCTGCCGACCAAGCACCGCGGGCGCCTGCTGGGCAAGCAGATCATCGCCTGGTACGCCGGCTCGGTCCTGGCGTACGTGGTCGGCTACCTCTTCCTCGAACTCGCCGGGCCCGGCAGCTGGCGCTGGATGCTGGCCAGCTCCACGGCGCTCTGCGCGGTCTTCCTGGTGATCCGGCGCGGCTCCCCCGAATCGCCCCGCTGGCTGGCCGCCAACGGCCGGGTCGGCGAGGCGGTGGCCCTCGTGGAGAAGCACCTGGGCGTGCGGGTCGACGGGCGGGAACTGCTGCCGCGGCGCACGGACCAGGTACGGACCAGCCCGCTGCGCCAGTTGCTCGGCCCGCGCTACCGGCGCCGGACCCTCTTCTGCGGGCTGTTCTTCTTCTGCCAGGTGGGACCGCTGTTCGCGATGCTGACCTTCGGTCCGCAGATCCTGAACTCCTTCGGCATGGGCGGCGGCAACCTCGTGGACACGCTCGGCACCGGCGTGATCAGCCTGGTCTTCCTGATCGGCTGCTACCCGGCGCTGCGGCTGATCGACACCAAGGGGCGCCGCCCGACCATCATCTGGTCCTTCGCCCTGATGATCATCCCGCTCACCCTGCTCGGCGTCTGGCCGACCGCCCCGGCCGTGATCGCGGTCCTGGCGCTCTGCGCGTACGCCTTCCTCTGCGGCGGGCCGAACGTGCTGGACTGGACGTATCCGAACGAGCTCTTCCCCACCGAGATCCGCGCGACCGCCGTGGGCCTTGCCACCTCGGTGAGCCGGATCGGCGCGGCGGTCGGCACGTATCTGCTGCCACTCTCGCTCACCGGCCTGGGCACCGGGCCGACCATGCTGATCGCCGCCGGGGTCACCGCGCTGGGGCTGGTGGTCTGCGTGCTCTGGGCCGAGGAGACCAGGGGCATGGCGCTGGGCACGACCACCGAGCCCCGGGCCGCCACCGCCGAGCCCCGGGCCACCGCCGCCGAGACGGCGCTGGTCCGCTGACCCGGACCACCTGAAGGGCGGCGGCCCGCACGGAGCACCTGCCTCCGCGCGGGCCGCCGCCGTCAGCGGCGGAACAGCCCGGCCAGCGTGCTCCACCAGCCGCGGCGCTGCCGGGGCACGGCGGCGGGCGCGAGGAGCGGCGCCTGGGCGGCGGGCGGCGCGGACGGCATGGGCGGCACGGGCAGACCGGGCAGACCGGGCGGGGCGGAAGCCGCGAGCACGGCGGGAGCGGCGGGCGCCGCACTGTCCGCCTCCGCCTCCGCCTGCGCGGTCCGCGCGGCGAAACTCACCGGAAGCTCGACCAGGTGCCGCGAGAGCCAGGGCGCCACCCAGGCCAACTCTTCCTCCTCAACGGCGAGTTGCAGGTCGGGCAGGCGGGTCAGCAGGATGTCGATGCCGGTCTCCGCGATGGCCCGGCCGATGTCCTGGCCGGGGCACTCGTGGGGGCCGCCGCCGAAGGAGAGGTGGGAGCGGTTGCCGTGCAGCGGCTTCGCCAGGTCGGGGCGGACGGCCGGGTCGGTGTTGCCGGCCGCCAGCCCGAGCAGCAGCATGTCGCCGGCCTTGATCCGCCGGCCGCCGAGCTCGGTGTCACCGGTGGCCCAGCGGCCCGCGACCAGCGACATCGGCGGGGAGTCCCAGAGGACCTGGTCCAGCGCGTCGGGCAGCGTCATGTGGCCGCCGGACAGGTGGGCGCGGAACCGGGGGTCGGTCAGGACGAGCTTCAGGGTGTCCGCGATCAGGTTGACGGTCGTCTCGTTCGCGGCGAGCAGCACCACCCGCAGGTGTTCCAGCACCTCGTCGTCGGTGAGCCCGGCGCCGTGCTGCATCAGCCAGGAGACCAGGTCGGCGCCGGGCGACACCCGCTTGCGGTCCATCATCCGGCGCAGCGTCGCCACCACGTAGTCGTTGCTCGCGATCGCCGTCTCGGTGCCCTTCATCAGGTCGCGGGCGGCGTCGACCAGTTGGGGCCCGTACTCCTCGGGCATCCCGACCACCTGCGTCATCACGAGCATCGGCAGGCGTTCGGCGAACTGGGCCACCAGGTCGGCCCGGCCGGTCGGGCCGAACTCCTGGATCAGCTGGTCGGCGAAGCGGGTGACGTGGCGGCGGATCCCGCGCCGGTCGAAGCGGTTCAGGCTGTCGGTGACCGCTCCGCGCAGACGCTTGTGCTCCTCCCCGTCCGCGAAGACGCAGAGCGGCTGCCAGGCGATCACCGGCATGAGCGGGGAGTCGGCGGCGACCTTGCCCTGCTGGAAGGCCGACCAGCGGCGCGAGTCGCGGGAGAACCGGGAGGGGGTGCGCATGGCGGTCAGGTTCGCGCTGTGGCCGAGGATCAGCCAGGCCGGCAGGTCGCCGTGCAGCAGGACCGGCGCGACCTCGCCGTGCTCGGCGCGCAGCTTCTCGTACAGGCCCACCGGGTCGGCCTCGGCCTCCGGTCCGTAGAGGCGGCGCAGGCCGGCGGCGTCGAGACCGTGCGGGTCGAGGCCGGCTGCGTCGAGGCCGGTTGCGTCGAGCCCGGCACCTCCGAGGCCTTGTGTGTCGAGGCCGTGGGCCGGACAACCGGGCGGCGGGGTGCGGGAGGTGTCGTCAGCGAACGGGGTGGTCACGGTGTCTCCGGGGTCGGCGCGATGCGGTCATCGAGGGGAGGCCGTCGGGAACGGCCGTCGGGAACGGTCGACGGGGCGCGGTCACGGCGCGGGCGGGGCCGAGAGGTCGTACAGGTAGCGCATCAGGGCCATCAGGACGTCCCGGCCGGACTCCCGGGCCCTGGCGTCGCAGGCGACGATCGGCACCTGCGGGGGCAGGTCCAGGGCGGTCCGCAGCTCCTCGATCGGGTAGGCGGGGGACTCGGGGAAGCTGTTGACGGCGACGACGAACGGCACGCCGCGGTCCTCCAGCCGCCCGATCACCTCGAAGCTGACCTCCAGCCGGCGGGTGTCGACCAGCACGACCGCGCCGAGCGCTCCCTCGAACAGGCCGTTCCACAGGAACCAGAACCGCTCCTGGCCCGGGGTCCCGAAGACGTACAGCACCAGTTCGTCGCTGATGCTGATCCGGCCGAAGTCCATCGCGACCGTGGTGGAGGTCTTGCGCTCGACCCCGGCGAGGTCGTCGACGCCCGCGCCGGCCTGGGTCATCGTCTCCTCGGTGGTCAGCGGGCGGATCTCGCTCACCGAGCCGACCAGGGTCGTCTTGCCGACGCCGAAGCCGCCCACGATCACCACCTTGACCGCCATCGCGGCCGAATCCGGCAGCAGGTCCGCGCGGCTGGGTCCCAGCACGGTCTCAGAGTCGCTGGAGTCCATGGATCACCGCCTCCAAGAGGGCGCGCTCGGGCAGGACGGCCGCCGGGACGGCGGCGCGGGCCTCGATCCGCCCCTCGGCGAGGAGGTCCGCCAGCAGCACGGTGACCACGCTGGCCGGCAGCCGCAGGTAGGCGGAGACCTCCGCCACCGAGAGCGGCGAACCGCAGATGCGCAGGATCGCCGCCTGCTCGGGCTGCATGGTCGGCGTCGGCTCGGCGCGCGAGACGATCAGGGTGACCAGGTCGAAGGCGGTCGGCCCGGCCAGGCCGCTGCGGCCGCGCGTGATCACGTAGAGCCGCGCGGGGCCGCCCGCGACCCGGTCCTCCTGGTCGGCTGCGCTCATCCGGCCGCCTCTTCCCCGACCGCTGCTTCCCGGTCCGCTGCTTCCCTGGCCGCTGCTTTCCTGGCCGCTGCTTCCCCAACTGCCTCGCGCCCGGCTGCCCCTTGCTCGGCCGCCCGTCGCTCGGCTGCCACCTGCTCGGCCAACAGCCCGGGGCGGCCCCGGCGCTCGCTCACGCGACCTGCTCGCCGCTGCGCGGAGGCGTGCTGAGGTGTTCACCGATCCGCGCGACCAGGTCGCGCATCCGCTGGCCCATCAGCCCGGCGTCCACCCCCTCGTCGGCCAGCACCGCGAGGTAGGCCCGGGCGCCGGCCGCCATCAGGTAGAAGAAGCCGCCGCTCATCTCGATCACCACCAGCCGCATCCGGCCGTCGCCGTGCGGGAACTCCTGTCCCACCGCACCGGCCAGGCTCTGCAGGCCGGCGCAGGCGGCGGCCAGGCGGTCGGCGGTGTCGGCGTCGGTGCCGTGCTGGGCCATCCGCAGGCCGTCGGCGGAGAGGACGATGACATGGCGGGCGTACGGGACGCCGTCCGCCAGCTCCTTGAGCATCCAGTCCATGTTGGTCCGCTGCTGAATCACTGCTCGCCCTTCCCTGACGACTCTTCGGTGGTGTCGCCGCCCGCGCCGGCGGACGGCGTGCGGCCGTTCACCCCGTCGGTGAACGCGGTCAGCCAGATACCGGGCTGGACCGGCGCCTGGGCCGGCGCCTGGGCCGGCTCGGCGGCCTTCGCGGCCGCGGGGGCGCCCGTCCGCAGGGGCGCGGCATGGCGGCGGCGCTGCGGCAGGCCGTTGGGGGTCCGCTCGGTCACCAGCGGGATCCCGCCCTCGTCCCGGCCCGGCCCCGAGAGGCCCGTCGGGGCGGAGCCGGCGGCGGACGCGAGGGAGGACCCCCCGAACGAACCGCCGAACGAACCGCCGAACGAACCGCTGGACGCCCCGGTGGCCGACCCGCCGAAGGACCCGAAGGACGCCCGCGTGGGGACGGCGGACACCGTCGCCGGCCCCCGCCGCGCGCTGTCCGTCGACCGGGGCCCGGAGGCGACGCCGATGCCGTGCGCCAGGCCGGTGGCGGGCACCGTGGTGATGTACTGCTGCGGCACGATCAGCACGGCGCGCACGCCGCCGTAGGCGGAGGGTCGCAGCGAGACCTGGAACCCGTACGCCTGCGAGAGGCGGCCGACCACGGCGAGGCCGAGCCTGGGTGTCTCGCCGAGGTCGTTGAGGTCGATGCCGGCCTGCGCCTCCCGGAGCATCCGCTCGGCGCGGGCGCGGCCCTCCTCGCTGAGGCTGAGGCCGCCGTCCTCGATCTCGATCGCTATGCCGGTCTGCACCTCGACGGCGGTCAGGTGCACCAGGGTGTGCGGCGGCGAGTAGCGGGTGGCGTTGTCGAGGAGTTCGGCGAGGGCGTGGATGAGCGGCTCGACGGCGGGTCCGACCACGGCCACCTCGGAGACCGGGTGCAGCTCGACCCGCTGGTAGTCCAGGATCCGCGACATGCCGCCGCGCAGCACGCTGTACAGCGGCACCGACCTGCTCCACTGCCGCCCCGGGCGGGCGCCGCCGAGGACCGCGATGCTGTCGGCGAGACGGCCGATCAGCGCGTTGCCGTGGTCCAGGCTCAACAGGTCGCCGAAGACGGCCGGATCGTTGCCGTGCCGGTCCTCCATCTCGCGCAGGTCCTGGGCCTGGCGGTGCACGATCGCCTGCACGCGGCGGGCGATGTTGACGAAGGCCCGCTGGGCGGACTCGCGCATGCCCTCCTCGTTGTCGACGGCCTCCAGGACGGTGCGCAGCACGGCCAGCAGGGCCGCCTCGAACTCCGGTTCCACCAGCGCGTCGTGGGGCTCGTACGCCCTGAGCACGTCCTCGGTGGACTGGCCGCGCTGCAGCCGGGCGACCGCCTCGGGCAGCGCGATCCGCGCCAGTCGGACCGTCGCGGCCTCCTGCCGGGCCAGCCGGCGGCGCAGCTCGTTCTCCTGCTGGTCGCACCACACGCGCAGGGCCGCCAGCGCACGCCCCCGGCGCGCCGCCTCGGCGGCCACCGCCGCGGTGGCCACCACCCCGCACCAGGCGACTCCGGCGCGGGCACCGGTGGAGGCCACCGCCGAGGCGAGGACGGCGGCGGCCGCCGTCACGACCACCGGCAGGAGCCACCCGAGAACGGGAGCGGAGCCCCGGCCCGCGAGGGGCGTTCCAGCACGAAGCATCAGCATCCTCAAACGATCGAAGGAGTAAAGAAGTAGGGGAACGGACGGGTGAGCGCCGGCTCCGGCGGCGCTGGGGCTGTTCGGCAGGCCGCAGCATAGCCGGTTTCCGGATCTGTCTGACGGAACATCAAAAACCTTGCCACGAAGGTGGTTTGGTACCTTCCTATCGAACATCTCAAGCATCCCGCACGCCGGTGGGGCACGCCGTCGAGCGGGGCGGCGGGCAACCGCGTGGCGACCGGGCGGCAGCCGCCGTCCGCCCGTCGGAGGTGGCGCTGGCACCAGGTTTGCCCCGCCCGGACTTGTCGTACCGGCCGGGCGGGGCGAGTTCGCTCATGAGAGGGGTCTGCCGGGGAAACCGCGGCGTGGTGCGGCGGGTCCGTGCTAAGCGGGGCGGCGCGGCACCGCCGCGGCGGCTGGGCGGCGGGCGAGCGGGCGGGTGCCTGCTAGGGTCCCGCGCGGGGACGTGGGAGGGACGTGGCAGGGACGTGGCAGGGAGGCGCGGTGGCGGTGGCGGTCGGCAGCGAGGGGGCGAACTCCGCCGAGGTGATGGCCCGGCGGTTCGATCTCGGCTGCCTGGTGGCACTGCTCCCCCTTGCTCACCGGGCCGCCGCGCTCACCGAACTCCTCGACGCCGACCCCGGCTTCTTCCGCATCGGCCACGCCCACCCCGCCGCCGTCAGCCGCGGCGCGATCGCCGACGGAACGCCCCGGGTGCGCGCCGCCCTCGCGCGCACGGTCGACGCCGCCTGGGCGCAGGAGGCGCTGCTGGACCTGGCGGACCCGGAGATCGACGCCGCGCTCGCCGACAACTCCCGTCTGGGCTACCCGGTCGAGTGCCGGCTGCGCAGGCGCCGGCCCGCCGTGGTGGCCGCCGGCAGCGGCTACCAGGTCGAGCACCACCGCAGGGCGCCGCGGTCCCAGGACGCCGAGCTGGCCGCGGCGGCGCTGCTCGACCGGCGCACCGCCCGCTGGGGCCCGGCGGTCCAGGCCACCACCTGGGCCGCCGCCTGGCGGAGCGTCAGGCTCGCCGGAGGCGCGGCGGCGGTGTGCGAGGTGCTGGCCGCCCTGCCGTCCGACCGGCCCCTGGACGAGGCGACGGTACTGATCGGTCAGGCCTGCGCCGAAGCCGCTGCCGGCCCGGACAGCGCTCCCGCTGATCCGCGCCTTCCCCGCTCCCCTGCCCGAGCTGCTGGCCACCGCCGCCGACCGCGCGGCGCGGCGCTGAACGCACCGCTGATCGCCGCCCGGCCGCCGGTCAGCCGCGCGGTGGCGCGCTCGGTCCGGTCGGCGTGGCCGGCGTGGCCGCGCGGTCGCCGGGGCGGGCCTCCGGGAGCGGTCGGGCCTCCGGGAGCGGTCGGGCCTCCGGGAGCGGACGGGCCTCCGGGAGCGGGCGGGCCCCGGGGTCGGGCCGGACGTCGGGGTCGGGTCGGGCGTCAGAGTCGCCCGCGCGGGCGGGCGACTGGTGGAACTCGACGCTGATCTCCTCGTACGGCTTGTAGGCCGCGGCGGCCGCGTAGGAGGCGTAGGCCCGGCGGTCGGCGCTGGTCAGCTCGGCGTCGTCGGTGAACGAGGCGGCGACGCTGCGGGGCCACAGCTGCCGGCTCCGTACCGCCGCGCTCTGCGCGCAGACGACCAGGGTCACGGCGCCCAGGTAGATCCAGGCGAGCAGGCCCAGGACGATGCCGAAGAGCCCGTAGGTGGCCGTGGCGCCGCGCAGTTGGTGCCCTATGTAGTAGGTGCTCACCGCCAGCAGTACCTGCCAGACCAGGGCCCCGCCCAGTGCCTCGGGCCAGAGCAGCCGGACCCGCAGGTGGCGGTCGGTCAGCACCTTGAAGGTGAGCAGCAGCAGGCCCGCGTCGACCGCCACCGAGACCGGCACGGCGGCCGCGCGCACCCCCAGGTCGAGCGAGGTGCCCCAGGCGTGCGCGGAGGCGGTCAGCGCGGCCAGCCCGCTGGAGAGCACGATGCCGGTCGCGAGGATGGCCAGCAGCAGCAGGCCGCGCAGCCTGGCGGCGAGCGCGGTCGGCCGGCGGTGCTGCGGGACGGCCCAGATGGTGTTGAACGCGTTCTGGATCGCCGACGCCACCCCGAGGGCGCCGTACAGGCTGCCCCCGATGCCCACCGCCAGCGCGACCCCGCTGCCGTGGAAGGAGCGGATGTTCTGGCCCAACTGGTCTCCGATGACCGGGAACTGCCGGAGCGCGGAGTGCAGGACCTGCTGCTGCAGGTGGGGGTCGCCGTGCAGCGCGAAGCCCAGCGCGGTGACCAGGAGCAGCAGCATCGGGAAGAGGGACAGGAAGCCGTAGTAGGCGATCAGAGCGGCGAGGTAGCTGCTCCGGTCATCGGCGAACTTGTAGCCGACGGCGATGGCCTTGCCGAGCCAGGGGCGCCGCCGCTGGTAGCTGTCGAGTCGGGTCAGCACACTCATGGCCGCTGCAATCTGTGGGACGGGTGCCGACCGCACGGGCCGACCTGACGACCGGATGACCGGATGACCGGGCAACTGGGTTGGGCGGACGAGCGGGATCGCCGGACGGGCTGATCAGCCCTTGCGACGGCGGAGCAGGAGCACCGCGAGGATCCCCGCCGCCAGCCCCGCGGCACCGGCGGCGCCCGCCGTGCCCGTCCGCTCCTTCCCCGCACGGCGCAGCGCGGGCAGCAGCCGGGCTCGCGCGACGGCGCCGCCCTTGGTGACCGAGCGCCGCGCACCGTGCGTGCAGGCCGCCAGCCACGCGCGTGCCCGCTCCGCTTCCGCGCCTCGCTCCAGCTCCTGGGAGCGTGCGCGGATCACGTCGGCCGCCTCGTGGACGGCGGCACCGACGCTCGCCATCGCGCTCGCGCTCGCGGAACCGTTGGCGGAACTGTGAAGGGATTTCATCACTCGACCTGCTCTCCTTCTCGACGTCTCGACCTGCAGCG from Kitasatospora sp. NBC_01287 includes these protein-coding regions:
- a CDS encoding ATP/GTP-binding protein, which encodes MDSSDSETVLGPSRADLLPDSAAMAVKVVIVGGFGVGKTTLVGSVSEIRPLTTEETMTQAGAGVDDLAGVERKTSTTVAMDFGRISISDELVLYVFGTPGQERFWFLWNGLFEGALGAVVLVDTRRLEVSFEVIGRLEDRGVPFVVAVNSFPESPAYPIEELRTALDLPPQVPIVACDARARESGRDVLMALMRYLYDLSAPPAP
- a CDS encoding DUF742 domain-containing protein gives rise to the protein MSAADQEDRVAGGPARLYVITRGRSGLAGPTAFDLVTLIVSRAEPTPTMQPEQAAILRICGSPLSVAEVSAYLRLPASVVTVLLADLLAEGRIEARAAVPAAVLPERALLEAVIHGLQRL
- a CDS encoding roadblock/LC7 domain-containing protein, translating into MIQQRTNMDWMLKELADGVPYARHVIVLSADGLRMAQHGTDADTADRLAAACAGLQSLAGAVGQEFPHGDGRMRLVVIEMSGGFFYLMAAGARAYLAVLADEGVDAGLMGQRMRDLVARIGEHLSTPPRSGEQVA
- a CDS encoding ATP-binding protein, giving the protein MLRAGTPLAGRGSAPVLGWLLPVVVTAAAAVLASAVASTGARAGVAWCGVVATAAVAAEAARRGRALAALRVWCDQQENELRRRLARQEAATVRLARIALPEAVARLQRGQSTEDVLRAYEPHDALVEPEFEAALLAVLRTVLEAVDNEEGMRESAQRAFVNIARRVQAIVHRQAQDLREMEDRHGNDPAVFGDLLSLDHGNALIGRLADSIAVLGGARPGRQWSRSVPLYSVLRGGMSRILDYQRVELHPVSEVAVVGPAVEPLIHALAELLDNATRYSPPHTLVHLTAVEVQTGIAIEIEDGGLSLSEEGRARAERMLREAQAGIDLNDLGETPRLGLAVVGRLSQAYGFQVSLRPSAYGGVRAVLIVPQQYITTVPATGLAHGIGVASGPRSTDSARRGPATVSAVPTRASFGSFGGSATGASSGSFGGSFGGSFGGSSLASAAGSAPTGLSGPGRDEGGIPLVTERTPNGLPQRRRHAAPLRTGAPAAAKAAEPAQAPAQAPVQPGIWLTAFTDGVNGRTPSAGAGGDTTEESSGKGEQ
- a CDS encoding YihY/virulence factor BrkB family protein, with protein sequence MSVLTRLDSYQRRRPWLGKAIAVGYKFADDRSSYLAALIAYYGFLSLFPMLLLLVTALGFALHGDPHLQQQVLHSALRQFPVIGDQLGQNIRSFHGSGVALAVGIGGSLYGALGVASAIQNAFNTIWAVPQHRRPTALAARLRGLLLLAILATGIVLSSGLAALTASAHAWGTSLDLGVRAAAVPVSVAVDAGLLLLTFKVLTDRHLRVRLLWPEALGGALVWQVLLAVSTYYIGHQLRGATATYGLFGIVLGLLAWIYLGAVTLVVCAQSAAVRSRQLWPRSVAASFTDDAELTSADRRAYASYAAAAAYKPYEEISVEFHQSPARAGDSDARPDPDVRPDPGARPLPEARPLPEARPLPEARPLPEARPGDRAATPATPTGPSAPPRG